Proteins encoded together in one Streptomyces sp. TLI_171 window:
- a CDS encoding DNA glycosylase AlkZ-like family protein yields the protein MANGEIPAAKLRAWWAHRQWLDGGRHRGASAAEVLAATGWARSVGGSAPYLGLFARAGLRRAEVDAAVAALEVHELPAARGCTYVLPAEDFALGLAAGAGAPESEIGSAVRHLDVTRDEIEQLCLTVSEVLSATEPLGPRQVRERAGAAVRSLGEAGRKRGVSTTLPLALGLLQARGLIRRVPVNGRLDQQRYGYVRWDQPVHGEAAELARRYFGWAAPASIRHFRWFSGFTAATAKAALAPLHLEPLPGTDLLMPPELMQEFQEFTVPTEPAYALVAGIDGLHLLHRDLARLVDVRDAGRPVPASRTGRSFGSEADPQTHLVVDRGRIVGLWEYDPEQRELVHQLFVPMDSALRAAIGSAEEFVREDLGDARGFSLDSPKSRAPKLAALRASSG from the coding sequence ATGGCGAACGGTGAGATCCCGGCGGCGAAGCTCCGCGCCTGGTGGGCGCACCGGCAGTGGCTGGACGGCGGGCGGCATCGGGGCGCGTCGGCGGCGGAGGTGCTGGCGGCGACGGGCTGGGCCCGCTCGGTGGGCGGGTCGGCGCCGTACCTGGGGCTGTTCGCGCGGGCGGGGCTGCGCCGGGCCGAGGTGGACGCGGCGGTCGCGGCGCTGGAGGTGCACGAGCTGCCGGCGGCTCGCGGCTGCACCTACGTGCTGCCGGCCGAGGACTTCGCGCTGGGCCTGGCGGCCGGCGCGGGCGCGCCGGAGTCGGAGATCGGTTCGGCGGTACGGCACCTGGACGTGACCCGGGACGAGATCGAGCAGCTCTGCCTGACGGTCTCCGAAGTCCTGTCCGCCACCGAGCCGTTGGGGCCGCGGCAGGTCCGCGAGCGGGCCGGGGCGGCGGTCCGCTCGTTGGGCGAGGCGGGCCGCAAGCGCGGGGTGTCGACGACGCTGCCGCTGGCCCTGGGACTGCTGCAGGCCCGCGGGCTGATCCGCCGGGTGCCGGTCAACGGCCGTCTGGACCAGCAGCGTTACGGGTACGTCCGGTGGGACCAGCCGGTGCACGGGGAGGCCGCCGAGCTGGCCCGGCGGTACTTCGGCTGGGCGGCCCCGGCCTCGATCCGGCACTTCCGCTGGTTCTCCGGGTTCACCGCGGCCACCGCGAAGGCCGCGCTGGCGCCGCTGCACCTGGAGCCGCTGCCCGGCACCGATCTCCTCATGCCGCCCGAACTCATGCAGGAGTTCCAGGAGTTCACCGTTCCGACCGAGCCCGCGTACGCGCTGGTCGCGGGGATCGACGGCCTGCACCTGCTGCACCGTGACCTGGCCCGGCTGGTCGACGTGCGGGACGCGGGCCGCCCCGTCCCGGCGTCCCGCACCGGGCGGAGCTTCGGCAGCGAGGCGGACCCGCAGACCCATCTGGTGGTGGACCGCGGCCGGATCGTCGGCTTGTGGGAGTACGACCCCGAACAGCGGGAGCTGGTGCACCAGTTGTTCGTGCCGATGGACAGCGCGCTGCGCGCCGCGATCGGGTCCGCCGAGGAGTTCGTGCGGGAGGACCTGGGCGACGCCCGCGGTTTCAGCCTGGACTCGCCGAAGAGCCGCGCCCCGAAGCTCGCCGCCCTCCGCGCCTCCTCCGGCTGA
- a CDS encoding DNA polymerase beta superfamily protein, translated as MHVLLSGIVGSTAYGLAHAGSDLDRLGLFAAPTVAFHGLHRPAESHVTTAPDRTLHEAAKWCRLALGGNPTASELVWLPDELYEVRTPLGEELIALRATFLCAAAVRNSYLGYARQQFHKLSTRDRTDPTGRARAAKHARHLVRLVRQGVSLHETGRLEIRLTEPEQVRALGERFADHPEDAVPLLADAEARFDRPGVLPAAPDERPVEDWLRRVRTAHLPAA; from the coding sequence ATGCACGTCCTGCTCTCCGGCATCGTCGGCTCCACCGCGTACGGCCTGGCGCACGCCGGCTCCGACCTCGACCGGCTCGGCCTGTTCGCCGCGCCCACCGTGGCCTTCCACGGCCTGCACCGCCCCGCCGAGTCGCACGTCACCACCGCCCCGGACCGGACGCTGCACGAGGCCGCGAAGTGGTGCCGGCTGGCCCTCGGCGGCAACCCCACCGCCTCCGAACTGGTGTGGCTGCCCGACGAGTTGTACGAGGTGCGGACGCCGCTCGGCGAGGAGCTGATCGCGCTGCGGGCGACCTTCCTGTGCGCCGCCGCGGTGCGCAACTCCTACCTCGGCTACGCCCGCCAGCAGTTCCACAAGCTCAGCACCCGGGACCGCACCGACCCGACCGGCCGGGCGCGGGCCGCCAAACACGCCCGGCACCTGGTCCGGCTGGTCCGCCAGGGCGTCTCCCTGCACGAGACCGGCCGGCTGGAGATCCGGCTCACCGAGCCCGAGCAGGTCCGCGCCCTCGGCGAGCGCTTCGCCGACCACCCCGAGGACGCCGTCCCGCTCCTCGCCGACGCCGAGGCCCGCTTCGACCGCCCCGGCGTGCTCCCCGCCGCCCCCGACGAACGCCCCGTCGAGGACTGGCTCCGCCGCGTCCGCACCGCCCACCTGCCCGCCGCCTGA
- a CDS encoding ACP S-malonyltransferase codes for MFAFIAPGQGSQTPGMLAAWLRDPATAERVRAWSEAAEVDLVQLGTKAPAAEIARTEHTQPLLVAAGLLAHDALHDAVPPGGAVAAGHSVGELTAAVWAGVLQPADAVRLAAVRGRAMAAACAEADTSMAAVVGGEQDQVLDRIAELGLYAATFNGPGQIVAAGAVDALERLAAAPPAGATVKTLSVAGAFHTPYMESARLAFAAAAEQVPFAPPTHLLLSNADGAGVEDPAEIRRRLVQQLVNPVRWDLCLTQLAFEKPELTVSLPPAKTLANILKRQHPELDVLSVTTARDVARARERLTAPASRGASVHAGV; via the coding sequence ATGTTCGCATTCATTGCTCCGGGTCAGGGTTCCCAGACCCCGGGCATGCTGGCCGCCTGGCTGCGAGACCCGGCCACCGCCGAGCGGGTGCGGGCCTGGTCCGAGGCCGCCGAGGTCGACCTGGTCCAGCTCGGCACCAAGGCCCCGGCCGCCGAGATCGCCCGCACCGAGCACACCCAGCCGCTGCTGGTCGCCGCCGGACTGCTCGCCCACGACGCCCTGCACGACGCAGTACCGCCCGGCGGAGCGGTGGCCGCCGGCCACTCGGTCGGCGAACTCACCGCCGCCGTCTGGGCCGGGGTGCTGCAACCCGCCGACGCCGTCCGGCTGGCCGCCGTCCGCGGCCGGGCGATGGCCGCGGCCTGCGCCGAGGCCGACACCTCGATGGCCGCCGTGGTCGGCGGCGAGCAGGACCAGGTCCTGGACCGGATCGCCGAACTGGGGCTGTACGCGGCCACCTTCAACGGCCCCGGCCAGATCGTCGCGGCCGGCGCGGTGGACGCCCTGGAGCGGCTCGCCGCCGCCCCGCCCGCCGGCGCCACCGTGAAGACCCTCAGCGTCGCCGGGGCCTTCCACACCCCGTACATGGAGTCCGCCCGGCTGGCCTTCGCGGCCGCCGCCGAGCAGGTGCCGTTCGCCCCGCCCACCCACCTGCTGCTCTCCAACGCGGACGGAGCGGGCGTCGAGGACCCCGCGGAGATCCGCCGCCGACTGGTCCAGCAGCTGGTGAACCCGGTCCGCTGGGACCTGTGCCTGACCCAACTGGCCTTCGAGAAGCCCGAGCTGACCGTCTCGCTGCCGCCCGCCAAGACCCTCGCCAACATCCTCAAGCGACAGCACCCCGAGCTCGACGTCCTGTCCGTGACCACCGCCCGGGACGTCGCCCGGGCCCGGGAGCGGCTGACCGCCCCCGCCAGCCGAGGAGCGTCCGTCCATGCCGGTGTCTGA
- a CDS encoding SDR family oxidoreductase, translating to MDEVLVVTGGGRGIGAATALLAAGRGYRVCVNYRTDDAAAAGVVERIRAAGGTAVAVRADVTTGAEVERLFDTAERELGPLTALVNNAGTLERQCRLDELDEARLTRIWTANITGPFLCAGAAVRRMSTRYGGRGGAIVNVGSAASRLGSPNEYVDYAASKGALDSMTTGLALEVAGEGIRVNAVRPGLIHTGIHALGGEPGRVDRVGPNLPMGRGGQPEEIAETILYLLSPAASYVTGAFLDAAGGR from the coding sequence CTGGACGAGGTACTGGTGGTCACCGGTGGCGGGCGCGGCATCGGCGCGGCCACCGCGCTGCTGGCCGCCGGGCGCGGCTACCGGGTGTGCGTGAACTACCGCACCGACGACGCCGCGGCGGCCGGAGTGGTGGAGCGGATCCGGGCGGCGGGCGGCACCGCGGTCGCGGTCCGCGCGGACGTCACCACCGGGGCCGAGGTGGAGCGGCTGTTCGACACCGCGGAGCGCGAACTCGGCCCGCTGACCGCGCTGGTGAACAACGCCGGCACGCTGGAGCGGCAGTGCCGGCTGGACGAGTTGGACGAGGCGCGGCTGACCCGGATCTGGACGGCCAACATCACCGGCCCGTTCCTGTGCGCGGGCGCGGCGGTGCGGCGGATGTCGACCCGGTACGGCGGCCGGGGCGGGGCGATCGTCAACGTCGGCTCGGCGGCGTCCCGGTTGGGTTCGCCGAACGAGTACGTGGACTACGCGGCGTCCAAGGGCGCGCTGGACTCGATGACCACGGGGCTGGCGCTGGAGGTCGCGGGCGAGGGCATCCGGGTCAACGCCGTACGCCCGGGCCTGATCCACACCGGCATCCACGCGCTGGGCGGGGAGCCGGGCCGGGTCGACCGGGTCGGCCCGAACCTGCCGATGGGCCGCGGCGGGCAGCCGGAGGAGATCGCCGAGACGATCCTCTACCTGCTGTCCCCTGCCGCCTCGTACGTCACCGGCGCGTTCCTGGACGCGGCCGGCGGTCGCTGA
- a CDS encoding tyrosine-protein phosphatase: MTETDIAAAPFLDLPDVPNLRDAGAGVYRPGLLFRSSSLNRLTAEGVSRFAELGIRTVIDLRSTVEIANWPDPAFGEEVRYLHLPMLPDPATTDRVWPEDQAALYPFMAETGGIAIVAAVRALAAGTPVLVHCAVGKDRTGLTIAVLQTLAGLSEAEVVVDFLRSNVGLGLDKGPVSYLDEAGVERLSRPVDAVHLRAALARIHELHGSLDAYLLNHGATADELAALRALGPA, encoded by the coding sequence ATGACCGAGACCGACATCGCCGCCGCGCCGTTCCTCGACCTCCCCGACGTGCCCAACCTCCGCGACGCGGGGGCCGGGGTCTACCGCCCCGGCCTGCTGTTCCGCTCGTCGAGCCTGAACCGGCTGACCGCGGAAGGCGTCTCCCGGTTCGCGGAGCTCGGCATCCGCACCGTCATCGACCTGCGCAGCACCGTGGAGATCGCCAACTGGCCGGACCCGGCGTTCGGCGAGGAGGTCCGGTACCTGCACCTGCCGATGCTGCCGGACCCGGCCACCACCGACCGGGTGTGGCCCGAGGACCAGGCGGCGCTGTACCCGTTCATGGCCGAGACCGGCGGGATCGCGATCGTCGCGGCCGTCCGCGCGCTCGCGGCCGGCACTCCGGTGCTGGTGCACTGCGCGGTCGGCAAGGACCGCACCGGCCTGACCATCGCCGTCCTGCAGACCCTCGCGGGCCTGTCCGAGGCCGAGGTGGTGGTCGACTTCCTGCGTTCCAACGTCGGCCTCGGCCTGGACAAGGGCCCGGTCAGCTACCTGGACGAAGCGGGCGTCGAGCGGCTCTCCCGCCCGGTGGACGCCGTCCACCTGCGGGCCGCGCTCGCCCGGATCCACGAGCTGCACGGCTCACTCGACGCCTACCTGCTCAATCACGGCGCGACCGCGGACGAGCTGGCCGCGCTGCGCGCGCTCGGCCCGGCCTGA
- a CDS encoding alkaline phosphatase → MQRKALKAAAVLAVASSLIGGSAVAAHSDQEHGERNNAEIRNVIYLLGDGMGRTHVTAGRERFYGAAGKLTMERLPFVGQVSTYAVEKGSNKPALVTDSASSSTAWSSGVKTYNAALGVDSYEKKVVTLMEQAKAAGLATGNVSTAEITDATPAGMFSHALLRGCQGPTYSDAACLPKNADGSYEAKPADATLITPIAEQIARNGTADVILGGGLARFEPDDQKALEAQGYQVLGSFGDPALSAQTAASQKVATKAELDAANGKKVVGLFNRGNLTVEAAKSALPAGAAEKAEPTLSDMTGKALDLLAKKNKKGFFLQVEGAQIDKRSHANDADQTLGEIKAFDDAVAKAVEFAKKDGHTLVIVTADHECAGFNIIEKGSFTNAEAAAPPANADAGNTANNSSPARSSSANVKDPSRSTGIVNGAGSKDPKNFAPATFRTPDDPAGVTDGSPEASLWLTYLSGNHTGADVPIFAYGPGGQRFAASQDNTELYGKMYSALFGGKPHGRD, encoded by the coding sequence ATGCAGCGCAAGGCCCTGAAGGCCGCGGCAGTGCTCGCCGTCGCGAGCTCGCTGATCGGTGGCTCGGCGGTCGCCGCCCACTCCGACCAGGAGCACGGCGAGCGCAACAACGCCGAGATCCGCAACGTCATCTACCTGCTCGGCGACGGCATGGGCCGCACCCACGTCACCGCCGGCCGCGAGCGCTTCTACGGCGCCGCCGGCAAGCTCACCATGGAGCGCCTGCCGTTCGTCGGCCAGGTCTCCACGTACGCGGTGGAGAAGGGCAGCAACAAGCCGGCCCTGGTGACCGACTCGGCGAGCTCCTCCACCGCCTGGTCCTCCGGCGTGAAGACGTACAACGCGGCGCTCGGCGTCGACTCGTACGAGAAGAAGGTCGTCACCCTCATGGAGCAGGCCAAGGCGGCCGGCCTCGCCACGGGCAACGTCTCCACCGCCGAGATCACCGACGCCACCCCGGCCGGCATGTTCAGCCACGCGCTGCTCCGCGGCTGCCAGGGCCCGACCTACTCGGACGCGGCCTGCCTGCCGAAGAACGCCGACGGCAGCTACGAGGCCAAGCCGGCCGACGCCACCCTGATCACCCCGATCGCCGAGCAGATCGCCCGCAACGGCACGGCCGACGTGATCCTCGGCGGCGGCCTGGCCCGCTTCGAGCCGGACGACCAGAAGGCGCTGGAGGCCCAGGGCTACCAGGTCCTCGGCAGCTTCGGCGACCCGGCGCTGAGCGCGCAGACCGCCGCCAGCCAGAAGGTCGCCACCAAGGCCGAGCTGGACGCCGCCAACGGCAAGAAGGTCGTCGGCCTGTTCAACCGCGGCAACCTGACCGTCGAGGCCGCCAAGTCCGCGCTGCCCGCCGGCGCCGCCGAGAAGGCCGAGCCGACCCTCTCCGACATGACCGGCAAGGCGCTCGACCTGCTCGCGAAGAAGAACAAGAAGGGCTTCTTCCTGCAGGTCGAGGGCGCGCAGATCGACAAGCGCTCGCACGCCAACGACGCCGACCAGACCCTGGGCGAGATCAAGGCGTTCGACGACGCCGTCGCGAAGGCCGTCGAGTTCGCCAAGAAGGACGGCCACACCCTGGTGATCGTCACCGCCGACCACGAGTGCGCCGGCTTCAACATCATCGAGAAGGGCTCCTTCACCAACGCCGAGGCCGCCGCTCCGCCGGCCAACGCCGACGCCGGCAACACCGCGAACAACAGCTCGCCGGCGCGCTCCTCCTCGGCCAACGTGAAGGACCCGTCCCGCTCCACCGGCATCGTCAACGGCGCCGGCTCCAAGGACCCGAAGAACTTCGCCCCCGCGACCTTCCGCACCCCCGACGACCCGGCCGGCGTCACCGACGGCAGCCCCGAGGCCAGCCTCTGGCTGACCTACCTGTCCGGCAACCACACCGGCGCCGACGTCCCGATCTTCGCCTACGGCCCGGGCGGCCAGCGCTTCGCCGCCAGCCAGGACAACACCGAGCTGTACGGGAAGATGTACAGCGCCCTGTTCGGCGGGAAGCCGCACGGCCGGGACTGA
- a CDS encoding LCP family protein — protein MIGDQAEAVETAAGVPEQRQASGGGAADRAAGGRAGGRAEARAEAKRARRRGKRWLRVLAYTAAGLMVVTVGTGGYLYYRYNGNIKSSPLFAGENGDAGHEVPDAFGRTPINVLVIGSDSRDNPEDCAIGGDCGEGANADVELLLHVSADRSNATVMSIPRDLMTDLPGCIDKEHNTSSKKHRGQINSSLQYGPGCTVAAVHQLTDIPIDHFVKVDFSGVIKMSDAVGGVPVCVSDNVYDPYSHLKLAQGTHTLKGMAALQFVRTRHGFGDGGDLGRASAQHAFLGSMIRQLKSAGTLTDPTKVLGLADAATKALTVDPGLDGITKLVGLADDLNKVPSARVTFTTMQTAADPRDKDRLVAGADAAKLFATIKNDQPLTAGPAGATAAPSTPPPAAPSATAPAAPPASGPARRTINVVVRNGTGLDGRAGAVADALRQAGFGKDTTTGRSTTADRTAVHYPAGREAEAQQVAAALGVPADAVQAGSGSSIELVIGADWPSGTAFPATAGRSAPSVDPSAALKGADATTADTTGSCTAVSHENTVSLPGYGGMTPVQAYARSKNVPDSAP, from the coding sequence GTGATAGGCGACCAGGCCGAAGCCGTGGAGACGGCGGCGGGCGTGCCGGAGCAGCGCCAGGCGTCCGGCGGGGGAGCGGCCGACCGGGCGGCGGGCGGCAGGGCCGGGGGCAGGGCGGAGGCCAGGGCGGAGGCGAAACGGGCCCGGCGGCGCGGGAAACGCTGGCTGCGGGTGCTCGCGTACACCGCGGCCGGCCTGATGGTGGTGACCGTCGGCACCGGCGGCTACCTGTACTACCGGTACAACGGCAACATCAAGTCCTCGCCGCTGTTCGCGGGCGAGAACGGCGACGCCGGCCACGAGGTGCCGGACGCGTTCGGTCGCACCCCCATCAACGTGCTGGTGATCGGCTCGGACTCGCGCGACAACCCGGAGGACTGCGCGATCGGCGGCGACTGCGGCGAGGGCGCCAACGCGGACGTCGAACTGCTGCTGCACGTCTCCGCGGACCGCAGCAACGCCACCGTGATGAGCATCCCGCGCGACCTGATGACCGACCTGCCGGGCTGCATCGACAAGGAGCACAACACCTCGTCCAAGAAGCACCGCGGCCAGATCAACTCCAGCCTGCAGTACGGCCCCGGCTGCACCGTGGCGGCCGTCCACCAGCTCACCGACATACCCATCGACCACTTCGTGAAGGTCGACTTCTCCGGTGTGATCAAGATGTCGGACGCGGTCGGCGGCGTCCCGGTCTGCGTCAGCGACAACGTCTACGACCCGTACTCGCACCTCAAGCTGGCCCAGGGCACCCACACCCTGAAGGGCATGGCGGCACTGCAGTTCGTCCGCACCCGGCACGGCTTTGGCGACGGCGGCGACCTCGGCCGGGCCAGTGCCCAGCACGCCTTCCTCGGGTCGATGATCCGTCAGCTGAAGAGCGCCGGGACGCTCACCGACCCGACCAAGGTGCTGGGGCTGGCCGACGCCGCCACCAAGGCGCTCACCGTCGATCCCGGTCTGGACGGCATCACCAAGCTGGTCGGCCTCGCCGACGACCTCAACAAGGTGCCGTCGGCCCGGGTCACCTTCACCACCATGCAGACCGCGGCCGACCCCCGGGACAAGGACCGGCTGGTGGCCGGCGCCGACGCGGCCAAGCTGTTCGCCACCATCAAGAACGACCAGCCGCTCACCGCCGGCCCGGCCGGCGCCACCGCCGCACCGTCCACGCCGCCGCCCGCGGCGCCCTCCGCCACCGCGCCGGCTGCGCCCCCCGCGAGCGGACCGGCCCGCCGGACGATCAACGTGGTGGTCCGCAACGGCACCGGCCTGGACGGGCGGGCCGGCGCGGTCGCCGACGCGCTGCGGCAGGCCGGCTTCGGCAAGGACACCACCACCGGCAGGAGCACCACCGCCGACCGCACCGCGGTGCACTACCCGGCCGGCCGGGAGGCCGAGGCCCAGCAGGTCGCCGCCGCGCTGGGCGTCCCCGCGGACGCCGTGCAGGCCGGCTCCGGCAGCTCGATCGAGCTGGTGATCGGCGCGGACTGGCCGTCCGGCACCGCCTTCCCGGCCACCGCCGGCCGGAGCGCGCCGAGCGTGGACCCGTCCGCCGCGCTGAAGGGCGCGGACGCCACCACCGCCGACACCACCGGCAGCTGCACCGCGGTCAGCCACGAGAACACGGTCAGCCTCCCGGGCTACGGCGGCATGACCCCGGTCCAGGCGTACGCCCGCAGCAAGAACGTGCCCGATTCGGCGCCCTGA
- a CDS encoding ABC transporter ATP-binding protein, whose protein sequence is MIDYQNRTASRGTASPLAAELTSVVKRFTNAKGEVFTAVNGLDLRIRRGEVVAFLGPNGAGKTTSIDMLLGLTRPDEGEVRLFGQSPEQAVRAGRVAAVLQSGGLLPDLTVEATVHMLASLHPGADPERCMARANITELRSRRVAACSGGEQQRLRFALALLSGPDLLVLDEPTAGMDVVARRDFWAAVREDAARGMTVMFATHYMEEADQFADRVVMISKGAVVADGSASSIRSATSGRTVSAVVSPYEAGVVSRTPGVRSSTVRGERTYFTCTDSDALLRVLVGETSARDIEVAPRSLEEAFMAITENGRPVVPTAEKENV, encoded by the coding sequence ATGATCGATTACCAGAACCGTACGGCGTCGAGGGGGACGGCGTCTCCCCTGGCGGCTGAACTCACCAGCGTCGTCAAGCGGTTCACCAATGCCAAGGGCGAGGTGTTCACCGCGGTGAACGGGCTGGATCTACGGATTCGGCGGGGTGAGGTGGTGGCGTTCCTCGGGCCGAACGGCGCGGGCAAGACCACCTCGATCGACATGCTGCTCGGGTTGACCAGGCCCGACGAAGGAGAGGTGCGGCTGTTCGGGCAGAGCCCCGAGCAGGCGGTGCGGGCCGGCCGGGTGGCGGCGGTGCTGCAGTCCGGCGGGCTGCTGCCGGACCTCACGGTCGAGGCGACCGTGCACATGCTGGCCTCGCTGCACCCCGGGGCGGACCCGGAGCGCTGCATGGCCCGGGCGAACATCACCGAGCTGCGCAGCCGCCGGGTGGCGGCCTGCTCGGGCGGTGAGCAGCAGCGGCTGCGGTTCGCGCTGGCGCTGCTGTCCGGTCCGGACCTCCTGGTGCTGGACGAGCCGACGGCCGGCATGGACGTGGTGGCGCGGCGGGACTTCTGGGCGGCCGTCCGGGAGGACGCGGCGCGCGGCATGACGGTCATGTTCGCCACCCACTACATGGAGGAGGCGGACCAGTTCGCCGACCGGGTGGTCATGATCAGCAAGGGCGCGGTGGTGGCCGACGGCTCGGCCTCCTCGATCCGCTCGGCGACCAGCGGCCGGACCGTTTCGGCGGTGGTCAGCCCGTACGAGGCCGGGGTGGTGTCCCGCACGCCGGGGGTGCGCTCCAGCACCGTCCGCGGCGAGCGCACCTACTTCACCTGCACCGACTCGGACGCGCTGCTGCGGGTGCTGGTCGGCGAGACCTCCGCGCGGGACATCGAGGTGGCGCCGCGCAGCCTGGAGGAGGCCTTCATGGCCATCACCGAGAACGGCCGCCCCGTCGTGCCGACCGCCGAGAAGGAGAACGTCTGA
- a CDS encoding helix-turn-helix transcriptional regulator codes for MDLGELLRDLRLTAGWTQEELADRSGVSAHSISMLEAGRRRPPPAPAVLGGPAGGRARAAGRPSRAAGRGGHRPPCRRAPHSPGGPRSPGLDRPGRAAARARGGGARAAPTPGRKPPVRRPGGGGRVPRRGRPAGPGRR; via the coding sequence GTGGACTTGGGCGAGTTGCTACGGGACCTGCGGCTGACCGCCGGGTGGACCCAGGAGGAGCTGGCCGACCGCTCCGGCGTCTCCGCCCACTCGATCAGCATGCTGGAGGCCGGCCGCCGCCGGCCGCCGCCGGCCCCGGCTGTCCTCGGTGGCCCGGCTGGCGGACGGGCTCGCGCTGCCGGTCGCCCGTCGCGAGCAGCTGGTCGCGGCGGCCACCGGCCGCCCTGCCGCCGAGCGCCCCACAGCCCCGGCGGCCCCCGCAGCCCCGGCCTGGACCGCCCCGGCCGCGCTGCTGCCCGGGCCCGTGGCGGTGGCGCGCGGGCCGCACCAACTCCCGGCCGAAAGCCGCCTGTTCGCCGGCCGGGTGGCGGAGGGCGAGTTCCTCGCCGGGGTCGCCCGGCTGGCCCCGGACGGCGCTGA
- a CDS encoding transglutaminase domain-containing protein gives MDPSVSPNGPLRAAHPDPAAYLAADEVIDHDHPAIVERAAALRRSDPVATAEAVFEFVRDRIAHSADIGYWSAAYRASDVLAAGNAICHGNAHLLAALLRANGLPAGLCYQRLEVLHGLNGVLLPGSSWWVRLDPRGNRNGADGHFATTPAAERTAWPSDASRGEHHYGTVYAAVPPVLLEGLRRGVPGTAGYGYLPPEIPDPAA, from the coding sequence ATGGACCCATCCGTCTCCCCGAACGGCCCGCTGCGGGCCGCACACCCGGACCCGGCCGCGTACCTGGCCGCCGACGAGGTCATCGACCACGACCACCCGGCGATCGTCGAGCGGGCCGCCGCCCTGCGCCGCTCCGACCCGGTGGCCACCGCGGAGGCGGTGTTCGAGTTCGTCCGCGACCGGATCGCCCACTCCGCCGACATCGGGTACTGGTCGGCCGCCTACCGGGCCTCCGACGTGCTCGCCGCCGGCAACGCCATCTGCCACGGCAACGCCCACCTGCTGGCCGCGCTGCTGCGCGCCAACGGCCTCCCCGCCGGGCTCTGCTACCAGCGCCTGGAGGTGCTGCACGGCCTCAACGGCGTCCTGCTGCCCGGCAGTTCGTGGTGGGTCCGGCTGGACCCGCGGGGCAACCGAAACGGTGCCGACGGCCACTTCGCGACCACCCCCGCCGCCGAACGGACCGCCTGGCCGAGTGACGCCTCCCGCGGGGAGCACCACTACGGGACGGTGTACGCGGCCGTGCCGCCGGTGCTGCTGGAGGGTCTGCGGCGGGGCGTGCCGGGCACCGCCGGCTACGGCTACCTGCCGCCCGAAATCCCGGACCCTGCTGCCTAG
- a CDS encoding ABC transporter permease, protein MAAVTAPAAARTSVFNGVNPTFVRYELRRRFNRQTTIFTVLLPAVLYLALFRTAPSGGASLPHGNFAAWMMIGQAVYGAATAAVSSAATISVEKSVGWMRTIAMSPLTPPGYLLVKVLCSVLMAGVPVAIVGVLGALTGAQADGDVWVVSLLVAWIGAAVFAALGIGMGLAMKPDVVMHMPGLTMTALAFLGNLFIPLSGAMLEVSRYTPMYGVATLARYPLNDGFSFHGEHSSVAGAVFNLLAWFAGFSFLAVRRFRKSTGRP, encoded by the coding sequence ATGGCCGCCGTCACGGCCCCCGCCGCCGCCCGCACCTCGGTGTTCAACGGGGTCAACCCGACCTTCGTCCGGTACGAGCTGCGCCGCCGCTTCAACCGGCAGACCACGATCTTCACGGTGCTGCTGCCGGCGGTGCTCTACCTGGCGCTGTTCCGGACCGCCCCGTCCGGCGGGGCTAGCCTGCCGCACGGCAACTTCGCCGCCTGGATGATGATCGGTCAGGCGGTGTACGGCGCGGCCACCGCGGCGGTCAGCTCGGCCGCCACCATCTCGGTGGAGAAGTCGGTGGGCTGGATGCGCACCATCGCGATGAGTCCGCTCACCCCGCCCGGCTACCTGCTGGTTAAGGTGCTCTGCTCGGTGTTGATGGCCGGCGTGCCGGTCGCCATCGTGGGAGTGCTGGGTGCGCTGACGGGCGCTCAGGCCGACGGCGACGTCTGGGTGGTGTCGCTGCTGGTGGCCTGGATCGGCGCCGCGGTGTTCGCCGCGCTGGGCATCGGCATGGGCCTGGCGATGAAGCCCGACGTGGTGATGCACATGCCGGGCCTGACCATGACCGCGCTGGCCTTCCTGGGCAACCTGTTCATCCCGCTCAGCGGCGCCATGCTGGAGGTCTCCCGGTACACCCCGATGTACGGGGTGGCGACGCTGGCCAGGTACCCGCTGAACGACGGCTTCTCCTTCCACGGGGAGCACTCCAGCGTGGCCGGTGCGGTGTTCAACCTGCTGGCCTGGTTCGCCGGGTTCTCGTTCCTGGCGGTCCGCCGCTTCCGCAAGTCCACCGGCCGCCCGTAA